One stretch of Pomacea canaliculata isolate SZHN2017 linkage group LG1, ASM307304v1, whole genome shotgun sequence DNA includes these proteins:
- the LOC112573858 gene encoding uncharacterized protein LOC112573858, translating into MEGVAAQSDSDPEHSWECKAGYYVCFKDCCQRINQFCNEYTKRCELCSTRSTYCGNDSLPVHCDAWCLQQKYSHNTAPTECVSPVYLWTTYILIFITALLGISIIFLINKRLKVCQTKKDPKCVDSDSSTDSLQLLQETQQKQCNEELVLIDHSDGGKHTTDRKEGMLTLIMQCPVTLRKRQCLAATSASHQETWSFTTSHQQPSTLTQYLSILDLLQLLMPTCTTISRLF; encoded by the exons ATGGAAGGGGTAGCTGCACAGTCTGATTCTGATCCAGAACACAGCTGGGAGTGTAAAGCAGGCTACTATGTCTGCTTCAAAGATTGCTGTCAGAGAATAAATCAGTTCTGCAATGAGTACACAAAGAGATGTGAACTTTGCAGCACACGAAGCACTTATTGCGGAAATGATTCTTTACCTGTGCATTGTGATGCATGGTGTTTGCAACAGAAATACTCACATAACACAG CACCAACAGAATGTGTGAGCCCTGTTTACTTGTGGACTACATATATCCTGATTTTCATTACTGCTCTGCTTGGAATttccattatatttttaatcaacAAAAGGCTTAAAGTGtgtcaaacaaagaaagatcCAAAGTGTGTTGATAGTGATAGTTCAACAGACTCACTTCAACTGCTCCAAG AGACGCAGCAAAAGCAATGCAATGAGGAGCTCGTGCTCATAGATCATTCAGATGGTGGCAAGCACACAACTGATAGAAAAGAGGGGATGCTGACTTTGATAATGCAGTGTCCAGTAACACTGAGGAAGAGGCAGTGTCTAGCAGCAACCAGTGCATCTCATCAAGAAACATGGTCTTTCACAACATCTCACCAACAACCTTCGACACTCACCCAGTATCTATCCATACTGGATTTACTTCAACTCCTAATGCCAACTTGTACAACAATATCTAGACTTTTCTGA
- the LOC112559070 gene encoding uncharacterized protein LOC112559070 isoform X1 → MTDTQKQTMSKRMTLAVAMVLIVLAEGQDACIEHKDCTRGYYCTNKRCDPCEHLLAFCEDITLMLQEYPSCLQTCDDYKRNEQMKALEQIKNLTEKLEITTKQLHEAVQINAVLNKSISTLKYKVETEIKNITEQLTNTINQLQEKVQRNAVLNKSISTLKYKGETEIKNITEQLTNTTNQLQEKEKHNDEMATQLRKERIAFSVSLGILLIILLIILCRAVWYIIKLRRSCAENRRNPEPVPMENTSLPDHLPQQNGSYRLLLQKDESALSANGCLAKEAQQKNVSEAASPLLVDQLSFPSNGIKHQPSNGETKNS, encoded by the exons ATGACTGACACACAGAAACAGACGATGTCCAAG CGGATGACTTTAGCTGTTGCCATGGTACTTATAGTACTAGCTGAAGGCCAGGATGCATGCATCGAACATAAAGACTGTACTCGGGGATACTACTGCACGAATAAAAGGTGTGATCCGTGCGAACATTTATTAGCTTTTTGTGAGGACATCACACTTATGCTACAGGAATATCCATCGTGTCTACAGACATGTGATG ATTATAAACGAAACGAACAAATGAAAGCATTGGAGCAGATTAAGAATTTGACAGAGAAACTGGAGATCACCACCAAGCAGTTACATGAAGCAG TGCAAATCAATGCAGTTCTGAATAAAAGTATTTCGACACTGAAGTACAAAGTCGAAACTGAGATTAAGAATATTACAGAGCAGCTGACGAACACCATCAACCAGTTACAGGAAAAAG tACAAAGGAATGCAGTTCTCAATAAAAGTATTTCGACACTGAAGTACAAAGGCGAAACTGAGATTAAGAATATTACAGAGCAACTGACGAACACCACCAACCAGTTACAGGAAAAAG AGAAACACAACGATGAAATGGCTACACAACTAAGAAAGG AACGCATCGCATTTTCCGTTTCATTGGGTATCTTGTTGATCATCTTGTTGATCATCCTCTGTAGAGCTGTTTGGTATATCATCAAGT TGCGTCGCAGCTGTGCAGAGAATAGAAGAAACCCGGAACCTGTGCCCATGGAGAACACAAGTCTACCTGACCATCTACCCCAGCAAAATGGATCTTACAGGCTCTTACTTCAGAAAGACGAGTCGGCTCTTAGCGCCAACGGTTGCCTGGCCAAAGAAGCCCAACAGAAAAATGTGTCCGAGGCAGCATCTCCTCTTCTCGTGGATCAGCTGTCTTTCCCTTCCAATGGCATTAAACACCAACCTTCCAATGGAGAAACTAAGAACTCATAA
- the LOC112559256 gene encoding uncharacterized protein LOC112559256 isoform X2, translating into MYLKILITFGLILFNRADDSTAGCHGDCGHEGICAGDHFCSLALHNEPYCRPCADILDHYCHNLTHIKDKFPQCLYYCEAEKKKKELEQELKTAKTPQTDVGLNTQVIVMCILLLAAISTAVIFAILYCRLRRQLTVSREPEDQPLMTTVLANSDTSQKELAVDMETDLRSPVSHPPAQPDTGYETASSNDSLNSTATVGSSSQQAVQNNGSNEDRSTNPGHCGHAGNGQVSAYDVTIRPDSQNTKVSILNNPTSDDRKYDKNVATNLSRHHGDDI; encoded by the exons ATGTATCTGAAGATTCTCATTACTTTTGGGCTTATTTTGTTTAACCGTGCAG ATGATTCTACAGCTGGCTGCCATGGCGATTGCGGGCACGAAGGGATTTGTGCTGGCGACCATTTCTGTAGCCTAGCTCTCCATAATGAACCTTACTGTAGGCCCTGCGCCGACATACTGGACCACTACTGCCACAACCTCACCCACATCAAAGACAAGTTTCCACAGTGTCTGTATTACTGCGAGGCAG aaaagaagaaaaaggaactgGAGCAAGAGCTGAAGACAGCAAAGACTCCACAAACAG ATGTGGGGCTAAATACTCAGGTCATCGTCATGTGTATCCTGCTGCTAGCAGCCATATCTACCGCTGTAATCTTTGCCATCCTCTACTGTCGTCTACGTCGTCAACTAACAG TTAGCAGAGAACCAGAGGACCAGCCTCTAATGACTACTGTATTAGCAAACAGTGACACAAGTCAGAAAGAACTTGCGGTGGACATGGAGACAGACCTCAGGTCACCCGTTTCCCATCCTCCTGCCCAACCTGATACCGGGTATGAGACAGCGTCCAGCAATGATTCTCTGAACTCGACAGCAACTGTCGGATCGTCCTCCCAGCAAGCTGTCCAAAACAATGGCTCAAATGAAGACCGCAGCACAAACCCCGGCCATTGTGGTCATGCCGGCAACGGGCAGGTTAGTGCATATGATGTCACCATCCGCCCTGACTCTCAGAACACCAAGGTCAGCATTTTGAACAATCCAACAAGCGACGACCGCAAGTATGACAAAAATGTCGCCACAAACCTGTCCAGACACCATGGAGACGATATATAA
- the LOC112559070 gene encoding uncharacterized protein LOC112559070 isoform X2 — protein sequence MTDTQKQTMSKRMTLAVAMVLIVLAEGQDACIEHKDCTRGYYCTNKRCDPCEHLLAFCEDITLMLQEYPSCLQTCDDYKRNEQMKALEQIKNLTEKLEITTKQLHEAVQINAVLNKSISTLKYKVETEIKNITEQLTNTINQLQEKVQRNAVLNKSISTLKYKGETEIKNITEQLTNTTNQLQEKEKHNDEMATQLRKVRRSCAENRRNPEPVPMENTSLPDHLPQQNGSYRLLLQKDESALSANGCLAKEAQQKNVSEAASPLLVDQLSFPSNGIKHQPSNGETKNS from the exons ATGACTGACACACAGAAACAGACGATGTCCAAG CGGATGACTTTAGCTGTTGCCATGGTACTTATAGTACTAGCTGAAGGCCAGGATGCATGCATCGAACATAAAGACTGTACTCGGGGATACTACTGCACGAATAAAAGGTGTGATCCGTGCGAACATTTATTAGCTTTTTGTGAGGACATCACACTTATGCTACAGGAATATCCATCGTGTCTACAGACATGTGATG ATTATAAACGAAACGAACAAATGAAAGCATTGGAGCAGATTAAGAATTTGACAGAGAAACTGGAGATCACCACCAAGCAGTTACATGAAGCAG TGCAAATCAATGCAGTTCTGAATAAAAGTATTTCGACACTGAAGTACAAAGTCGAAACTGAGATTAAGAATATTACAGAGCAGCTGACGAACACCATCAACCAGTTACAGGAAAAAG tACAAAGGAATGCAGTTCTCAATAAAAGTATTTCGACACTGAAGTACAAAGGCGAAACTGAGATTAAGAATATTACAGAGCAACTGACGAACACCACCAACCAGTTACAGGAAAAAG AGAAACACAACGATGAAATGGCTACACAACTAAGAAAGG TGCGTCGCAGCTGTGCAGAGAATAGAAGAAACCCGGAACCTGTGCCCATGGAGAACACAAGTCTACCTGACCATCTACCCCAGCAAAATGGATCTTACAGGCTCTTACTTCAGAAAGACGAGTCGGCTCTTAGCGCCAACGGTTGCCTGGCCAAAGAAGCCCAACAGAAAAATGTGTCCGAGGCAGCATCTCCTCTTCTCGTGGATCAGCTGTCTTTCCCTTCCAATGGCATTAAACACCAACCTTCCAATGGAGAAACTAAGAACTCATAA
- the LOC112577301 gene encoding uncharacterized protein LOC112577301, whose translation MMSDTSLLIICMLAASPLVAIETEWPGLGVSECRNRSTCHVGEFCSLKSDIFGDCRNCTLLIQWCYQDFDYLRRNYPSCEATCEREFSKNNTLYLHGNISALIEERNAMQDKLDYMEAAVQAADEQLQHNRKELNATQKNLTDAMVELQEQKSHYEFIFTVAIICVTAFIVLLLLVLMCLSCWVWSVQRENKQLKEHSRREVSMICTAKPVDLQKWSSCPFFKLYRFKSVKPTLPAQVSLACPEGQELFDLAERGDHCTFTEIPLDTDNDTDTRDGEENDAADGNSVAGPAQCTDSGHASESSSLSGEHQVAPNGPRTTFTLGDELDFMQSNRR comes from the exons ATGATGTCTGATACAAGCCTCCTAATTATTTGCATGCTGGCTGCATCGCCTCTAGTTGCCATAGAGACTGAATGGCCAGGTCTGGGGGTCAGCGAGTGCAGGAATCGTAGCACCTGTCACGTGGGAGAATTTTGTTCCCTCAAAAGCGACATCTTTGGGGACTGCAGAAACTGCACTCTTCTGATACAATGGTGTTACCAGGACTTTGATTATCTCAGACGAAACTACCCATCATGCGAAGCTACGTGTGAAC GAGAATTCTCCAAAAATAACACGCTTTATCTCCATGGCAACATATCAGCTTTGATAGAAGAAAGGAATGCGATGCAAGATAAGCTGGACTACATGGAGGCTGCTGTTCAAGCGGCTG ATGAACAGCTGCAGCATAATCGCAAAGAACTGAATGCCACCCAAAAGAATCTGACTGATGCAATGGTTGAGCTTCAAGAACAAAAGTCTc ATTACGAATTTATTTTCACCGTCGCCATTATCTGTGTCACCGCCTTCATTGTGCTCCTACTACTGGTCCTGATGTGTCTGAGCTGCTGGGTGTGGTCCGTTCAGAGAGAGAACAAGCAGCTGAAGGAACACAGTAGGCGTGAAGTCAGCATGATCTGTACTGCCA AGCCTGTTGATCTTCAGAAGTGGTCTTCttgtccattttttaaattatatcgGTTCAAGAGCGTCAAGCCGACCCTACCCGCACAAGTCTCGCTCGCCTGTCCTGAAGGACAAGAACTCTTTGATCTTGCTGAACGTGGTGATCACTGCACATTCACCGAAATCCCGCTGGACACAGACAATGACACCGACACGAGAGATGGCGAGGAAAACGACGCAGCAGATGGGAACTCGGTTGCAGGTCCTGCTCAGTGCACAGACAGCGGCCACGCCAGCGAGAGCAGCAGCCTGAGTGGCGAACACCAGGTGGCACCTAACGGACCCCGAACGACCTTTACTTTGGGCGATGAATTAGACTTCATGCAGTCTAATagaagatga
- the LOC112559256 gene encoding uncharacterized protein LOC112559256 isoform X1, protein MSSVIFVTIDWLIKLLLFVAAHQVFYCSADDSTAGCHGDCGHEGICAGDHFCSLALHNEPYCRPCADILDHYCHNLTHIKDKFPQCLYYCEAEKKKKELEQELKTAKTPQTDVGLNTQVIVMCILLLAAISTAVIFAILYCRLRRQLTVSREPEDQPLMTTVLANSDTSQKELAVDMETDLRSPVSHPPAQPDTGYETASSNDSLNSTATVGSSSQQAVQNNGSNEDRSTNPGHCGHAGNGQVSAYDVTIRPDSQNTKVSILNNPTSDDRKYDKNVATNLSRHHGDDI, encoded by the exons ATGTCATCTGTGATATTTGTTACCATCGACTGGCTCATtaagttgttattgtttgtagcTGCCCATCAAGTGTTTTACTGTTCGGCAGATGATTCTACAGCTGGCTGCCATGGCGATTGCGGGCACGAAGGGATTTGTGCTGGCGACCATTTCTGTAGCCTAGCTCTCCATAATGAACCTTACTGTAGGCCCTGCGCCGACATACTGGACCACTACTGCCACAACCTCACCCACATCAAAGACAAGTTTCCACAGTGTCTGTATTACTGCGAGGCAG aaaagaagaaaaaggaactgGAGCAAGAGCTGAAGACAGCAAAGACTCCACAAACAG ATGTGGGGCTAAATACTCAGGTCATCGTCATGTGTATCCTGCTGCTAGCAGCCATATCTACCGCTGTAATCTTTGCCATCCTCTACTGTCGTCTACGTCGTCAACTAACAG TTAGCAGAGAACCAGAGGACCAGCCTCTAATGACTACTGTATTAGCAAACAGTGACACAAGTCAGAAAGAACTTGCGGTGGACATGGAGACAGACCTCAGGTCACCCGTTTCCCATCCTCCTGCCCAACCTGATACCGGGTATGAGACAGCGTCCAGCAATGATTCTCTGAACTCGACAGCAACTGTCGGATCGTCCTCCCAGCAAGCTGTCCAAAACAATGGCTCAAATGAAGACCGCAGCACAAACCCCGGCCATTGTGGTCATGCCGGCAACGGGCAGGTTAGTGCATATGATGTCACCATCCGCCCTGACTCTCAGAACACCAAGGTCAGCATTTTGAACAATCCAACAAGCGACGACCGCAAGTATGACAAAAATGTCGCCACAAACCTGTCCAGACACCATGGAGACGATATATAA
- the LOC112559070 gene encoding uncharacterized protein LOC112559070 isoform X3 produces the protein MMATRVRLIDALVLAATVHAGVMSADDSTDNCRGDCGNDGVCEGDHYCSLIRGEPFCRPCSDIRVHYCHNLTYIKDKIPQCLYYCRSENKIKVLEQQLEARKTAQTDVWANPSFQTVFTVLLVALGVVAVLLFLYYREHRRKTASTEKESQPLMQPNSDTSEKVVVDTEMLFSSPVSRPPTQSDVVYETTSSNTSLKSTSTDNGSHALAVQHRTSEEDLNLNPHSSDHAGCKQETGREDILCDVTTCPSARRVVQSGVVTVVNNPTSEDCKCNRNVVTNVSRHNGDDV, from the exons ATGATGGCTACAAGAGTCAGACTCATTGATGCCCTGGTGTTGGCAGCCACCGTTCATGCCGGTGTGATGTCGGCCGATGATTCTACAGATAATTGCCGTGGCGACTGTGGCAATGATGGAGTGTGTGAAGGAGACCATTATTGCAGTCTGATTCGTGGCGAGCCTTTCTGTAGACCCTGCTCTGATATACGGGTGCACTACTGCCACAACCTGACTTACATTAAAGACAAAATTCCACAGTGTCTGTACTACTGCCGGTCAG AGAACAAAATCAAAGTTCTGGAGCAACAGCTGGAGGCAAGGAAGACTGCGCAGACAG ACGTGTGGGCGAATCCTTCATTCCAGACTGTGTTTACGGTGCTGCTCGTGGCACTGGGTGTCGTGGCGGTCCTACTCTTCCTTTACTACCGTGAGCATCGCAGGAAAACAG CTAGCACAGAAAAGGAAAGCCAGCCCTTAATGCAACCAAACAGTGACACGAGCGAGAAAGTTGTAGTTGACACAGAGATGCTCTTCAGTTCACCTGTTTCCCGTCCTCCCACCCAATCTGATGTCGTGTACGAGACAACATCAAGCAATACTTCTCTGAAGTCGACATCAACTGATAACGGATCGCATGCCCTGGCCGTCCAGCACAGAACCTCTGAAGAAGATCTCAACCTCAACCCTCACAGTAGTGACCATGCCGGCTGCAAGCAAGAGACCGGAAGAGAAGACatcttgtgtgacgtcactacctGTCCCAGCGCTCGTAGGGTCGTCCAGAGCGGGGTTGTCACGGTTGTGAACAATCCAACGAGCGAGGACTGCAAGTGTAACAGGAATGTTGTGACCAATGTGTCCAGACACAATGGAGACGATGTATAA